Genomic segment of Paenalkalicoccus suaedae:
GCTTGAGCGATTAAAAGTGCGTTTGGATCAGCGAGACCAATATCTTCAGCTGCGTGTACATAGAGTCTGCGCGCAATAAACCGTGCATCCTCGCCCGCGTAGATCATTTTAGCAAGCCAGTAAAGAGTTGCATCCGGATCGGAGCCTCTTATACTTTTAATAAACGCAGAGATGGTATCGTAATGATTGTCGCCTGCTTTATCGTACCGAACCATTCGTTGCTGAATGGATGCCTCTGCAATATCAAGTGTAATATGGATAACTTCATCATCATCAGGGTCGGTCGTTAAAATGGCGAGCTCTAGTGCGTTTAACGCTGTTCTAGCATCACCTTGAGCAACGTTAATAATATGATTAACAGCATCTTCGTCCAATTTAACCTCGTAATTTCCGAATCCACGAGTTTTATCTTCTAACGCTTGATCAATTACTGATTTCGTCTCCTCTTCATTAAGGGATGAAAGCTTAAATAGACGAGAGCGAGATAAGAGGGCAGGATTAATTTCAAACATGGGATTCTCTGTCGTCGCTCCAATTAGAACAACGGTGCCATCTTCCACAAACGGTAAAAGTGCATCCTGTTGACCTTTATTGAATCGATGGATTTCATCAATAAATAAAACGGTCTTCATTCCCTCATAGCGAATACGATCCTGTGCCTTTTGCGCAATCTCCTTTACATCTTTTATACCTGATGAAACAGCGTTAAGTTGTTCAAACACCGCAGATGTAGAGTTGGCGATAACTCGGGCGAGTGTCGTTTTACCTGTACCAGGTGGCCCATGAAAGATCATAGGAGTTAACCGATCTGCTTCAATTGCACGGCGTAAGAGTGTACCAGGACCAATAATATCTTTTTGTCCGATAA
This window contains:
- a CDS encoding AAA family ATPase, with the translated sequence MDLFSYNETPEVKGPLAARMRPRTLNEVIGQKDIIGPGTLLRRAIEADRLTPMIFHGPPGTGKTTLARVIANSTSAVFEQLNAVSSGIKDVKEIAQKAQDRIRYEGMKTVLFIDEIHRFNKGQQDALLPFVEDGTVVLIGATTENPMFEINPALLSRSRLFKLSSLNEEETKSVIDQALEDKTRGFGNYEVKLDEDAVNHIINVAQGDARTALNALELAILTTDPDDDEVIHITLDIAEASIQQRMVRYDKAGDNHYDTISAFIKSIRGSDPDATLYWLAKMIYAGEDARFIARRLYVHAAEDIGLADPNALLIAQAAFQAVEFIGMPEARIPLAEAALYLATAPKSNAVISGIDSALRTVEKEKTGDVPVHLRDSHYKGASKLGHGVDYLYPHSYENHYVVQQYMPDHLLKKSFYQPSSNGYEKTVQKRLDYFDERKKKGK